One part of the Sarcophilus harrisii chromosome 5, mSarHar1.11, whole genome shotgun sequence genome encodes these proteins:
- the NPFF gene encoding pro-FMRFamide-related neuropeptide FF: MDARSLVVLLLLVTVGRGQAEGPGATKEGIGDHMLMEEDNGSPPRWDAQTPVSVLQSLLQAMKRPGRSPAFLFQPQRFGRDARRSPGRQGLSLQAGEAPLFWSLAAPQRFGKK; this comes from the exons ATGGATGCTAGAAGCCTGGTTGTGCTGCTGTTGCTGGTGACCGTGGGCAGAGGCCAAGCTGAAGGACCAGGGGCTACCAAGGAGGGCATTGGGGACCATATGCTCATG GAGGAAGACAACGGATCCCCCCCTAGATGGGATGCTCAGACACCTGTGTCTGTCCTGCAGTCCTTGCTGCAAGCCATGAAGAGACCCGGCCGGAGCCCAGCCTTCCTCTTCCAGCCCCAGAG GTTTGGCCGGGATGCCCGGAGGAGCCCTGGCAGACAGGGGCTGAGTCTTCAGGCTGGGGAGGCTCCTCTGTTCTGGAGCCTGGCCGCCCCACAGCGCTTTGGGAAAAAATGA
- the TARBP2 gene encoding RISC-loading complex subunit TARBP2 isoform X2 → MLVGGGGGGSGRVEPVVTVAPAGTEEGMSEEEQGSGIITGYGLPSIEQMLAASPGKTPISLLQEYGTRIGKTPVYDLLKAEGQAHQPNFTFRVTVGDTSCTGQGPSKKAAKHKAAEVALKHLKGGNMLDPFLEDGRSPPVEVKAPVSPQQSECNPVGALQELVVQKGWRLPEYTVTQESGPAHRKEFTMTCRVERFIEIGSGTSKKLAKRNAAAKMLLRVHTVPLDPRDGPEAEPDDDHFSIGLGSRVDGLRGRSPGCTWDSLRNSAGEKILSLRSCPLGSLGPGCCNVLSELSEEQAFHVSYLDIDELSLSGLCQCLVELSTQPATVCHGSAPTREAARGEAARHALQYLKIMAGGK, encoded by the exons ATGCTCGttggtggcggcggcggcggctcggGGCGCGTGGAGCCTGTAGTCACGGTGGCGCCCGCGGGAACGGAGGAGGGAATGAGTGAGGAGGAGCAGGGTTCCGGGATCATCACAGGCTACGGACTCCCCAG TATAGAGCAAATGCTGGCGGCCAGTCCTGGCAAGACCCCAATCAGCCTTCTGCAGGAGTATGGGACCAGAATAGGGAAGACTCCTGTGTACGACCTCCTCAAAGCCGAGGGCCAAGCCCACCAGCCCAATTTCACCTTCCGAGTCACCGTCGGTGACACCAGCTGCACTG GTCAGGGCCCCAGCAAGAAAGCTGCCAAGCACAAAGCAGCCGAGGTGGCCCTCAAGCACTTGAAGGGAGGAAACATGTTGGATCCATTTCTGGAGGATGGAAG GAGCCCCCCAGTGGAGGTCAAGGCCCCAGTTTCTCCTCAGCAATCTGAGTGTAACCCTGTGGGGGCTTTACAg GAGCTGGTGGTGCAGAAAGGCTGGAGGCTGCCCGAGTACACCGTGACCCAAGAGTCGGGCCCAGCGCATCGAAAGGAGTTCACCATGACCTGCCGGGTGGAACGTTTCATCGAGATCG GCAGTGGCACCTCCAAGAAACTGGCCAAGCGCAACGCGGCTGCCAAGATGCTCCTGAGGGTGCACACCGTGCCTCTGGACCCCAGGGACGGGCCTGAGGCCGAGCCGGACGATGACCACTTCTCCATC GGCCTCGGCTCCCGCGTGGACGGCCTTCGGGGCCGCAGCCCAGGCTGTACCTGGGACTCTCTCCGCAACTCAGCGGGAGAGAAGATCCTGTCCCTGCGGAGCTGCCCCCTGGGCTCCCTGGGCCCCGGCTGTTGCAACGTCCTCAGCGAGCTTTCTGAGGAGCAGGCCTTCCATGTCAGCTACCTGGACATTG aTGAGCTGAGTTTGAGTGGGCTCTGCCAGTGCCTGGTGGAACTGTCTACACAGCCAGCCACGGTGTGCCACGGCTCAGCCCCGACCCGGGAAGCAGCCCGCGGGGAGGCTGCCCGCCACGCTCTGCAGTACCTCAAGATCATGGCCGGGGGCAAGTGA
- the TARBP2 gene encoding RISC-loading complex subunit TARBP2 isoform X3 — translation MLAASPGKTPISLLQEYGTRIGKTPVYDLLKAEGQAHQPNFTFRVTVGDTSCTGEGASGALARGQGPSKKAAKHKAAEVALKHLKGGNMLDPFLEDGRSPPVEVKAPVSPQQSECNPVGALQELVVQKGWRLPEYTVTQESGPAHRKEFTMTCRVERFIEIGSGTSKKLAKRNAAAKMLLRVHTVPLDPRDGPEAEPDDDHFSIGLGSRVDGLRGRSPGCTWDSLRNSAGEKILSLRSCPLGSLGPGCCNVLSELSEEQAFHVSYLDIDELSLSGLCQCLVELSTQPATVCHGSAPTREAARGEAARHALQYLKIMAGGK, via the exons ATGCTGGCGGCCAGTCCTGGCAAGACCCCAATCAGCCTTCTGCAGGAGTATGGGACCAGAATAGGGAAGACTCCTGTGTACGACCTCCTCAAAGCCGAGGGCCAAGCCCACCAGCCCAATTTCACCTTCCGAGTCACCGTCGGTGACACCAGCTGCACTGGTGAGGGGGCGTCGGGTGCCCTGGCCAGGG GTCAGGGCCCCAGCAAGAAAGCTGCCAAGCACAAAGCAGCCGAGGTGGCCCTCAAGCACTTGAAGGGAGGAAACATGTTGGATCCATTTCTGGAGGATGGAAG GAGCCCCCCAGTGGAGGTCAAGGCCCCAGTTTCTCCTCAGCAATCTGAGTGTAACCCTGTGGGGGCTTTACAg GAGCTGGTGGTGCAGAAAGGCTGGAGGCTGCCCGAGTACACCGTGACCCAAGAGTCGGGCCCAGCGCATCGAAAGGAGTTCACCATGACCTGCCGGGTGGAACGTTTCATCGAGATCG GCAGTGGCACCTCCAAGAAACTGGCCAAGCGCAACGCGGCTGCCAAGATGCTCCTGAGGGTGCACACCGTGCCTCTGGACCCCAGGGACGGGCCTGAGGCCGAGCCGGACGATGACCACTTCTCCATC GGCCTCGGCTCCCGCGTGGACGGCCTTCGGGGCCGCAGCCCAGGCTGTACCTGGGACTCTCTCCGCAACTCAGCGGGAGAGAAGATCCTGTCCCTGCGGAGCTGCCCCCTGGGCTCCCTGGGCCCCGGCTGTTGCAACGTCCTCAGCGAGCTTTCTGAGGAGCAGGCCTTCCATGTCAGCTACCTGGACATTG aTGAGCTGAGTTTGAGTGGGCTCTGCCAGTGCCTGGTGGAACTGTCTACACAGCCAGCCACGGTGTGCCACGGCTCAGCCCCGACCCGGGAAGCAGCCCGCGGGGAGGCTGCCCGCCACGCTCTGCAGTACCTCAAGATCATGGCCGGGGGCAAGTGA
- the TARBP2 gene encoding RISC-loading complex subunit TARBP2 isoform X1 → MLVGGGGGGSGRVEPVVTVAPAGTEEGMSEEEQGSGIITGYGLPSIEQMLAASPGKTPISLLQEYGTRIGKTPVYDLLKAEGQAHQPNFTFRVTVGDTSCTGEGASGALARGQGPSKKAAKHKAAEVALKHLKGGNMLDPFLEDGRSPPVEVKAPVSPQQSECNPVGALQELVVQKGWRLPEYTVTQESGPAHRKEFTMTCRVERFIEIGSGTSKKLAKRNAAAKMLLRVHTVPLDPRDGPEAEPDDDHFSIGLGSRVDGLRGRSPGCTWDSLRNSAGEKILSLRSCPLGSLGPGCCNVLSELSEEQAFHVSYLDIDELSLSGLCQCLVELSTQPATVCHGSAPTREAARGEAARHALQYLKIMAGGK, encoded by the exons ATGCTCGttggtggcggcggcggcggctcggGGCGCGTGGAGCCTGTAGTCACGGTGGCGCCCGCGGGAACGGAGGAGGGAATGAGTGAGGAGGAGCAGGGTTCCGGGATCATCACAGGCTACGGACTCCCCAG TATAGAGCAAATGCTGGCGGCCAGTCCTGGCAAGACCCCAATCAGCCTTCTGCAGGAGTATGGGACCAGAATAGGGAAGACTCCTGTGTACGACCTCCTCAAAGCCGAGGGCCAAGCCCACCAGCCCAATTTCACCTTCCGAGTCACCGTCGGTGACACCAGCTGCACTGGTGAGGGGGCGTCGGGTGCCCTGGCCAGGG GTCAGGGCCCCAGCAAGAAAGCTGCCAAGCACAAAGCAGCCGAGGTGGCCCTCAAGCACTTGAAGGGAGGAAACATGTTGGATCCATTTCTGGAGGATGGAAG GAGCCCCCCAGTGGAGGTCAAGGCCCCAGTTTCTCCTCAGCAATCTGAGTGTAACCCTGTGGGGGCTTTACAg GAGCTGGTGGTGCAGAAAGGCTGGAGGCTGCCCGAGTACACCGTGACCCAAGAGTCGGGCCCAGCGCATCGAAAGGAGTTCACCATGACCTGCCGGGTGGAACGTTTCATCGAGATCG GCAGTGGCACCTCCAAGAAACTGGCCAAGCGCAACGCGGCTGCCAAGATGCTCCTGAGGGTGCACACCGTGCCTCTGGACCCCAGGGACGGGCCTGAGGCCGAGCCGGACGATGACCACTTCTCCATC GGCCTCGGCTCCCGCGTGGACGGCCTTCGGGGCCGCAGCCCAGGCTGTACCTGGGACTCTCTCCGCAACTCAGCGGGAGAGAAGATCCTGTCCCTGCGGAGCTGCCCCCTGGGCTCCCTGGGCCCCGGCTGTTGCAACGTCCTCAGCGAGCTTTCTGAGGAGCAGGCCTTCCATGTCAGCTACCTGGACATTG aTGAGCTGAGTTTGAGTGGGCTCTGCCAGTGCCTGGTGGAACTGTCTACACAGCCAGCCACGGTGTGCCACGGCTCAGCCCCGACCCGGGAAGCAGCCCGCGGGGAGGCTGCCCGCCACGCTCTGCAGTACCTCAAGATCATGGCCGGGGGCAAGTGA